The genomic stretch GTGTGGGCTGCGATACGTCGTGATCGCGTGGCGCTGGCAAGCCTGCTCGTGGTGGGCGGCTACGCCGTCATTGCCCTGCTGGTAGCGGTAGGGGCGTTGGGGGACAGCTGGGCGCTCATCACCGGCAGCCCCTTCGAGGGCCCGAGCGCGGCCCACCCGGCGGGCACCAATCGCAACGGCTTCGACATCTTCTCCCGAGGCCTCTACGCCACGCGCACGGCTTTCGAGATCGGACTCGTGGTGGCCGGCGCCACGATCGTGCTGAGTGCGGTGCTGGGGGGCATCGCCGGCTTTGCCGCAGGCACCTGGGTGGACGAGGCGGTGCTGTGGCTAAAGGGCGTGATCGACTCGGTGCCCTTCTACCTGCTGGTGGTCGCCGTGGCCTGGGCGTTGCCGGACGACTTCACCTACGCGATGCACGTCGCCATGATCAGCACCTTCTGGACCACCGGCGCCCGCTACGTGCGGGGAGAGGCGATCAGATTGCGAGAGCTGGAGTACGTGAGCGCCGCCCGGGCCCTCGGGGCGGGACCGTCGCGCATCATCCTGTGCCACATCCTGCCGAACACGGTGCACCTGCTCCTGGTGCAGGGGACCCTCGTGTTCGTCGCCGCCATCAAGTCCGAGGTGATTCTGAGCTTTCTCGGGCTCGGCGTGCGCAATGGCATGAGCTGGGGCCTGATGCTCGGAGAGGCTGCCAGCGAGGTGGGTCGCGGGCACTACGGCAACCTGCTCACCGCCTCCCTGCTCATGTTCGGCCTGGTGCTGGCGGTGAGCCTGCTCGCCGATGCGCTGCAGGATGCCTTCGATCCGCGCCGGGCGCAGGAGGTGTAGATGAGCGCGCCGCAGCTCACCGTGCGTGATCTCTCCGTGCAGTTCGGTGATGGAGAGGACGCGATGCGGGCGGTGAAGGGCGTGTCGTTCTCCCTCGCGCCCGGCGAGATCGTCGGTCTGGTGGGGGAGAGTGGCAGCGGCAAGTCCGTGACCTCCTTGGCGCTGCTGGGGCTGCTGCCACGGCGCGATTGCACGGTCGGCGGCAGCATTCGCTTCGGCGACCAGGAGATCGTGGGCGCCTCCGAGCAAGCCTTGCGCCCCCTACGGGGCGGTGAGATCGCGATGATCTTCCAGGAGCCGATGACCGCCCTCAACCCAGTGTTCAGCATCGGCAGCCAGCTGCGCACGGTGATCCGGCGCCACCGCGGCATGCGCGGCCGCGCCGCCACCGCCCTTGCCGAACAGGTACTGCGCCAAACGGGCATACCCGAACCTGGCGCGCGCCTTAAGCAATACCCCCACGAACTCTCCGGCGGGATGCGCCAGCGTGTGCTCATCGCCATGGCGCTCGCCTGTCAGCCGCGGTTTCTGATCGCCGATGAGCCGACCACCGCCCTAGACGTGACGACCCAGGCTCAGGTGCTCGAACAGCTCCGCTCACTGCAGCAGAAGAACGACTTAGGGTTGCTGTTGATCACCCATGATCTCGGTGTGGTGGCACAGCTTTGCGATCGGGTGCTCGTGATGTACGCAGGTCATCTGGTGGAAAGCCAAGGCGTGGAG from Pseudomonadota bacterium encodes the following:
- a CDS encoding ABC transporter ATP-binding protein, which produces MSAPQLTVRDLSVQFGDGEDAMRAVKGVSFSLAPGEIVGLVGESGSGKSVTSLALLGLLPRRDCTVGGSIRFGDQEIVGASEQALRPLRGGEIAMIFQEPMTALNPVFSIGSQLRTVIRRHRGMRGRAATALAEQVLRQTGIPEPGARLKQYPHELSGGMRQRVLIAMALACQPRFLIADEPTTALDVTTQAQVLEQLRSLQQKNDLGLLLITHDLGVVAQLCDRVLVMYAGHLVESQGVEALFAQPQHPYTAALMAATPRLDQPALTTGDPAPAGGDLPQTGCPFAPRCARAQARCREATPSPTPLADGGSVACFFPLTQESPA
- a CDS encoding ABC transporter permease, with protein sequence MALASLLVVGGYAVIALLVAVGALGDSWALITGSPFEGPSAAHPAGTNRNGFDIFSRGLYATRTAFEIGLVVAGATIVLSAVLGGIAGFAAGTWVDEAVLWLKGVIDSVPFYLLVVAVAWALPDDFTYAMHVAMISTFWTTGARYVRGEAIRLRELEYVSAARALGAGPSRIILCHILPNTVHLLLVQGTLVFVAAIKSEVILSFLGLGVRNGMSWGLMLGEAASEVGRGHYGNLLTASLLMFGLVLAVSLLADALQDAFDPRRAQEV